The Pseudoxanthomonas suwonensis sequence CGCAGTCGCGTAGAACTTCTTTCCCGGCGCCCAGATGGTCATCTGGCTGCCGTCGAACATCACCTGGCGATCGAAATCGGCGCGCTCCAGGTCGATCCGCAGTTTGTCTGGCTGCTTGACCCGGTAACGGATGGGCTGGTCCAGCTGGATCTTCTGGCCGTCGTCGAGCACGAGCTCGATGCTTGCATCGGATCGCAGGCTGAATTGCGGCAGCGCCCGCAGCGTCGCGCCCATCTTCTCCAACGCGGCGATCGCGGCCGGGTCCACCACCGGGGAGCCCGCCGGAGCAGATCCGGTGGCGAACGCCGCCGGCGACGCCAGTGCCAGCATGACGCCAAGACCCAGCAGTCCCATGAACTGTTCTTGCTTGCGCATAGCCATGATCTCCCGATAGGGGCGAACGCGGATGGCGCGTTCGCGGGTATGCCCTGATGCCCGCGCCCGGGTGCGGGCACCGGCGCGTTCTCTTCAGTACGGCGGATCAACCACGAAGTGCCTCACCGTGCCGCTTCGTGCCGAGAACCGAGTTCCCGTTCCCTCACTTCAGCCAGATCGCGCTCGAGGAAGTAGTTGAGGAAGGTGCGGATCACCGCGACCGCACCCAGCTGGCCGATCGCCTCCCAAGAAGGCGCCACCGACGATTCGACGATGTCGGCCGCCAGCTGGAAGGTCAGGCCGGCGACCAGCCAGCGTGCATATCCCAGCCACAGCGCCCGCCGCTCGTGCCCGTCGGACCACTGGCCCTTCAGCACCAGCCATACCACGCGGATGAACACGTGCAGCGTCGCGCAGGCGATCAGCAGCAGCGCCATCAGGTCGATGGCGGCGATCACAGGTTCGCTCAGCAGGTACAGCCATTCGCGCATCATGGTCGGTCCTCCTTCGATCCGCGGACGATGCAGCGGAACCCCACGTGGCAGGTCGAGGTGTCCACTGGCTGGGCCATCCGCGCGGCCGGCCGGTAGCGCCGGCAGTAGTTCGGCGCGCACACGTGCGAACCGCCCTTCATCACCCGGCGCGGGATGGCAATGCCCGAACTGCGCGCGTCCAGGCTGGCCTC is a genomic window containing:
- a CDS encoding DUF1622 domain-containing protein, whose amino-acid sequence is MMREWLYLLSEPVIAAIDLMALLLIACATLHVFIRVVWLVLKGQWSDGHERRALWLGYARWLVAGLTFQLAADIVESSVAPSWEAIGQLGAVAVIRTFLNYFLERDLAEVRERELGSRHEAAR